In the genome of Triticum urartu cultivar G1812 chromosome 5, Tu2.1, whole genome shotgun sequence, one region contains:
- the LOC125556133 gene encoding uncharacterized protein LOC125556133: protein MGTLVGHVAPGAGFLLIGLWQLFNHIRLFALRPDSYAAPLWFPARGVRHLELILIIAGTSASILMELVIGPAKHQPFDDDGTIPSDHLHNFEHASVSLALLAFAAVTIHMDRVRAPMRDAVSQLAAAAAFAQELLVFHLHSTDHMGVEGQFHWLLQTVVAVTLATTLLGIPCPRSFVVSLVRSASLVLQGVWLIVMGVMLWTPGLVSKGCFLNHEDGHDVVRCRTDEALHRAKALVNLQFSWYLTGTMVFVVVLYLQVSRLYPEEPQYLPLVKGGPAGGRFSVGDDHEDEDDMEAAKSTYYGQMVSGGTKPMEVER from the coding sequence ATGGGCACCCTCGTCGGCCACGTCGCTCCGGGCGCCGGCTTCCTCCTCATCGGCCTGTGGCAGCTGTTCAACCACATCCGGCTGTTCGCGCTGCGGCCCGACTCCTACGCCGCGCCGCTCTGGTTCCCCGCGCGCGGCGTCCGGCACCTCGAGCTCATCCTCATCATCGCCGGCACGTCGGCGTCCATCCTGATGGAGCTCGTCATCGGCCCCGCGAAGCACCAGCCGTTCGACGATGACGGCACCATCCCGTCCGACCACCTCCACAACTTCGAGCACGCGTCCGTCTCGCTCGCGCTGCTCGCCTTCGCCGCGGTCACCATCCACATGGACAGGGTCCGGGCGCCGATGCGGGACGCCGTGTCGCAGCTGGCCGCCGCCGCGGCGTTCGCGCAGGAGCTGCTCGTCTTCCACCTCCACTCCACGGACCACATGGGCGTGGAGGGGCAGTTCCACTGGCTGCTGCAGACCGTCGTCGCCGTCACGCTGGCCACCACGCTGCTGGGCATCCCGTGCCCGCGGAGCTTCGTGGTGAGCCTGGTCAGGTCCGCGAGCCTCGTGCTCCAGGGCGTGTGGCTGATCGTCATGGGCGTCATGCTCTGGACGCCGGGGCTCGTCTCCAAGGGGTGCTTCCTCAACCACGAGGACGGCCACGACGTGGTCCGGTGCCGCACCGACGAGGCGCTCCACCGCGCCAAGGCGCTGGTGAACCTGCAGTTCAGCTGGTACCTGACGGGCACCATGGTGTTCGTCGTCGTGCTCTACCTCCAGGTCAGCAGGCTGTACCCCGAGGAGCCGCAGTACTTGCCGCTGGTCAAGGGAGGACCCGCCGGCGGCCGGTTCAGCGTCGGGGACGATCACGAGGACGAGGATGACATGGAGGCCGCGAAAAGTACTTATTACGGGCAGATGGTCAGCGGTGGCACAAAGCCCATGGAGGTAGAGAGGTAA